The genomic stretch TTCTCCAAACGTGAATGACCCGGCGTTCCGTAACATCACCTTTGATGCTTTAAAAGTTGATTATATTGAATCAACCAAAGCTTTGATCGAAGGTGGTGCAGACATCATCCTGATCGAAACCGTGTTCGATACCTTGAATGCCAAGGCCGCCATTTTTGCGGTGAAAGAAGTCTTTAAAGAATTGGGCTATGAACTGCCAATCATGATTTCAGGTACGATTACTGATGCATCAGGTCGTACATTGACTGGTCAAACCGCTGAAGCCTTCTGGAACTCGATGCGCCATGCAGAGCCATTATCTATCGGCTTTAACTGTGCGCTGGGTGCAGATGCAATGCGTCCACACGTGAAAACCGTGTCTGACGTTGCCGATACCTTTGTTTCAGCGCATCCAAACGCTGGGTTGCCAAATGCCTTCGGTGGATATGATGAAACGCCGGAAGAAACTGCGGCCTTCATTAAAGAATTTGCAGAAAGTGGCTTAATTAATATTACCGGTGGTTGCTGTGGTACTACGCCGGATCATATCCGCGCGATTGCAAATGCTGTTGCAGGCATTACCCCTCGTCAAATTCCTGAAATTGAACCGGCGTGTCGTTTAAGCGGTTTAGAGCCATTTAACATCACCAAAGATTCACTGTTCGTGAACGTCGGTGAACGTACCAACGTCACCGGTTCGAAAAAATTCCTGCGTCTGATTCGTGAAGAAAACTTTGCCGAAGCGCTTGATGTTGCCCGTCAACAGGTTGAAGCCGGTGCACAGATCATCGACATCAACATGGATGAAGGCATGCTCGATTCGCAAGGTGCGATGGTGCACTTCCTGAATCTAATCGCGTCTGAGCCAGATATTTCACGTGTGCCAATCATGCTGGATTCTTCTAAATGGGAGATTATCGAAGCGGGCCTGAAATGTGTGCAAGGTAAAGCCGTGGTGAACTCGATTTCCCTGAAAGAAGGTCATGACGAGTTTGTCGAACGTGCCCGCCTCTGCCGTCAATATGGTGCCGCGGTCATCGTGATGGCATTTGATGAAGATGGTCAGGCCGATACAGCTGCGCGTAAAAAAGAAATCTGTAAGCGTTCATATGATGTTCTGGTGAATGAAGTAGGCTTCCCGTCTGAAGATATCATCTTTGACCCGAACGTCTTTGCGATTGCGACCGGTATTGAAGAACACAACAACTATGGCGTGGACTTTATTGAAGCGACTGGCTGGATTAAACAGAACCTGCCAAATGCGATGATTTCTGGTGGTGTGTCGAACGTATCGTTCTCGTTCCGTGGTAACGAACCGGTACGTGAAGCGATTCACTCGGTGTTCCTGTACCATGCCATTCAGCAAGGCATGACTATGGGTATTGTAAATGCCGGTCAGATGGCGATTTACGATGACATCGATAAAGAGTTGAAAGAAGCGGTTGAAGATGTTGTTTTAAACCAGAACCAGGGTGAAAGCGGTCAGGAAGCAACCGAAAAACTGCTTGCTGTTGCTGAAAAATACCGTGGTCAAAGTGGTACGCAAAAAGCCGAAGAAAATCTGGAATGGCGTAATGAGTCTGTTGAAAAACGTCTTGAATATGCATTGGTAAAAGGCATCACGACTTATATCGATCAAGATACTGAAGAAGCGCGTTTAAACTCTACACGTCCACTGGATGTGATTGAAGGTCCATTGATGGCGGGTATGAACGTAGTCGGCGATCTGTTCGGTGCCGGTAAAATGTTCTTGCCACAAGTAGTCAAATCTGCACGCGTGATGAAACAGGCTGTAGCGTGGTTGAACCCGTTCATTGAAGCTGAGAAAACCCAAGCCGAAGCAAAAGGTAAAATCCTGCTGGCTACGGTGAAAGGCGACGTACACGACATCGGTAAAAACATCGTTGGCGTAGTATTAGGCTGTAATGGTTATGACATCGTGGATCTGGGCGTGATGGTGCCATGCGAGAAGATTCTGCAAACTGCGATTGATGAAAAAGTTGATATCATCGGTTTGTCTGGTCTGATCACTCCGTCTCTGGATGAAATGGTCTTTGTTGCCAAAGAAATGCAGCGCAAAGGCTTTAACATTCCGTTAATGATTGGTGGTGCGACGACTTCTAAAGCGCATACCGCAGTGAAAATCTCACCGCAATATCATAATGATGGCGTGCTTTACACCGCAGATGCTTCACGTGCCGTGGGTGTAGCAACACAATTGCTTTCTCCTGAAATGAAACCAAAACTTTTGGCTGACTATGCAGCGGATTATGAAAAAATTCGTACTCGTCTTGCCAACAAGCAACCGAAAGCGGCGAAATTGTCTTATCAAGAGTCAGTCGAAAACGGCTTCAAAATCGATTTCGACAAGAATGCACCGGTTAAACCAAACTTCATTGGATCTGAAACTTTCACAAATTATCCGCTTGAAGCTTTGGTGGAATATTTTGACTGGACACCGTTCTTTATTTCATGGAGCCTGGCGGGTAAATTCCCGAAAATCCTTGAAGATGAAGTTGTTGGTGAAGCAGCGCGTGACTTGTATGAACAAGCGCAAGCAATGCTGAAAGACATCATCGAGAATAAACGTTTCGATGCGCGTGCGACGTTTAGTATTTATCCTGCAAACCGTGTAGCAGCAGATACAGTTGCCGTTGCTGATGAATCAGGCAATATAACGCACAGCTTCGAACACTTACGTCAGCAGTCTGACAAAGTCACTGGCAAAGCAAACTACTCTCTGGCTGACTTTATTGCGCCAAAAGATGTAGCTCAGGATTACTTGGGTGGCTTTGCCGTGTCAATCTTCGGTGCGGAAGAGTTATCTCAAGAATACAAAGCCAAAGGCGATGACTATAACGCAATTATGGTTCAAGCCTTGGGTGACCGTTTTGCAGAAGCATTTGCGGAGCACTTACATGAGCGTATTCGTAAAGAGTTCTGGGGCTACCAAGCAGATGAGCAGCTTTCAAATGAAGAATTGATCAAAGAGAAGTATGTCGGTATTCGTCCTGCACCGGGCTACCCTGCTTGTCCTGAGCATTCTGAAAAAGCACCACTCTTTGATTGGTTAGGTACAACCGACAAGATTGGTACGTACTTGACGACGAGCTTTGCGATGTGGCCACCTTCATCAGTGAGCGGTTTCTATTATGCAAACCCTGAAACTGAATACTTTAACGTGGGTAAAATCTCTGGCGACCAGTTGGAAGATTATGCGAAGCGTAAAGGTTGGACGTTAGATGAAGCGAAACGTTGGTTAGCGCCGAATTTGGATGATTCGATTTCTTAAGACATCACCAAGCTTTGATATAAAAATCCCCTCGAGTGAGGGGATTTTTTTAACTTACTTTTTTTCTTGCTTGATTAGTAAAGTATCCAATAAACGCTGCTTGTCTAATTAACGCAATGTAATTCCAAAAAACCTTCGAATCAGCAAAATAATTTGGATAAGCTTCTTTAATCCCACCAACGGCATTCGATGAAACTAATGCGACAACCCAACTTTTATTAGCAGCTAGAGTAGTTTCATAAAAACTGTATCGTTTAGACGCTTCAGAATATTGAGATTTATCATAGTATTCTGTATCCAACCGCCCTGTAAAAACATTTAACCTTAGTAAAACATAGCCTTGCTTAGATTTCCCCTTAAGAATTTTCTCATCAATTGAATGCAATGATCTCGCATATTCTTGAAATAAGGACTCAATAGTATAACTACTACCTGGTATTAATTTCGTCACAAAGTTATGTATATATACAGCTTCATTCATCGAATTTAAGTTCTCTTCTTTTTTTATAAACTCTATATATTCTGTAACCATTGATCGTTGATCATTTCTTTTAAATCCTTTTAAACTTTCGATAATTTCGAACTGATTACTTACATACTTGAAGAATAGACGCCACTCTGTTGTGCCTTCATTCAACTTCAAATTTTGATTCGTAAATAAATCTATAATTTCTAAACTAGTAGCCCAACAATGTTGTAATGCTGTTCTTAATTGAACTTCTATATTTTTGAGTTCCTGATCATCATTTAAAAATTTTCCAATTATATGGATACTTCTATATCCATCAGCTTTAGGTTCTAGAATATAGTTTTTGAATTTAACATTGCCATCATCGTTCATAAAATTTGGTTCTTTACACAATTCATCAAATAATTTTTTTACTTTTTTATTATTTGCCAAGACAATTCTAATACCTCCAATGTCCTGCATATTTTTCAGGCTCATTTTATTAAATCTTTTTAATTTCTTTACGATAGATTCAGTTCTTTTTATTCTTTTAGCAATAAAAGCAGCGCTATCAGTTGAATAGACTTTACTCTTTAGAAAATTTTCGCATGTATCCAATGCAGTAATATGACTATCTCTCCAATCAGTCAAAACACTCATCGTTTCAGACAACAATTTTTTATCAAATTCAATAGCTGAACCAATTAAGTCAAATCCAGCTTTTTCGATTTGTTTTTTCGAATACTTCATAGCACTAATTTTCTTATTTTTTAAATTTTATAATAGTTTACAGAAAAAATGTAGTTCATTTAATTAACTAACCTAAGTTGTGCCAAAGCTTCATCTCAGTTTCGATCTGCTTCTAATCCATCATCAGTGAAGTATTGACTACAATCATACTCAATCACTGTTTCCACCCTCACCCCGACCCTCTCCCAATGGGAGAGGGAGCATTCATTACTATTTGAATGCTGACATGAATTTATGAATAGACATTCCCTCTCCTTTTAGGAGAGGGTTAGGGAGAGGTAAAATTTAACAACCAATAAAAAATCTGAAACTGCCCCTTTTCTGAACGCTCACCCCAAAATCATCTGTTTTTACATTTTTAAGTCAGCAAATTTCAAACATTTCCATAATAATAAGACTTTAGACATCTCCCAGAATACGTGAAGGCTTTCCTCCATGAAAAAACTCATCAACAACCCAGAAAATCTGGTTGTCGAAATGTGCAAAGGCTTTGTCCTTGCTCACCCTGAACTACAATTTACCGAATCGCATAAAATCATTTCACGTAAACAAAAACACAATAACGTCGCACTGATCAGTGGCGGCGGCAGTGGTCACGAACCTGCACACGCAGGCTTTGTCGGTACAGGCATGTTAGATGCTGCCGTATGCGGTGACGTATTCGCATCGCCTTCTCAAATTCAAGTGTATAAAGCCTTACAGCATGTCGCAACAGACAAAGGCGTGCTCATGATCATTAAAAACTATTCTGGCGATATGATGAATTTCCAGAATGGTGCAGCTTTAGCTATAGAAGATGGCATTAAAGTCGATTATGTAAAAGTAGCAGATGATATTGCAGTCAAGGACAGCCTCTATACGGTCGGCCGTCGTGGCGTGGCGGGTACTGTATTTGTACATAAAATTGCAGGTGCAGCAGCATCAAAAGGTTTAGAGCTTGCGGAAGTCAAAGCTGTCGCTCAAAAAGCAGCGGATAACGTGATTAGTCTTGGTTTCGCGTACACTTCATGTACTGTTCCTGCCAAAGGCACACCAACATTTACTTTGGCAGATGACGAGATGGAATACGGCGTCGGCATCCACGGCGAACCCGGCATTCGTCGTGAAAAAATTCTGCCATCCAAAGAACTGGCACAACGTATTATCGATGACCTGTTCCTCGATCGTCCTGACACGCAAGAAGTTGCTGTTCTAGTGAATGGATTTGGTTCAACACCAATGCAAGAGCTGTATGTCTTTAATAATGATGTGTGCGAACATTTGGCGCGCAAAGGCATCAAGATTTATCGTACTTTTGTCGGCAACTATATGACTAGTATCGACATGAACGGTGCTTCGGTGTCATTGCTAGCTGTGGATGATGAACTAAAAGGTTATTTAGATGGAGAGGCGAACACGCCCGCTCTTAAAATGGATGGTTCAGCAGCACAGCCTTTAATCTTCGCAACAAAAAATGCCGCAGCAGAAGATGTAATAAATACGGAAGTCGAAACTCAGCCTGAACATGCTGAAATTCAAAATGAACAGTTCACGATAGAAAATATGCGTTATGTCGTTGACGTAATGGCTGCCTGTATTATCAAAAACGAAGTGCCATTCTGCGAACTGGATGCCCATGCAGGTGATGGTGACTTTGGCATGAGTGTGGCTAAAGGTTTTAAACAGCTGAAACGCGAATGGCAAGGCCTGATTCAAGCGCAGTACATGGATGAATTTTTGCTGAACAGTTCAATGATTATCATGGAGCATTGTGGTGGTGCATCAGGTCCAATCTGGGGTTCAGCATTTCGTGCAGCGAGTAAAGCCATTCAAGGCAAATCCACATTAACTGTGGCAGATTTTGCCGAGATGCTTCAAGCTGCGGTAAAAGGCATTCAAACTACTGGTGAGCGTTCATTTGGTCGTGGCGCTGTGGTGGGTGACAAAACCCTGATTGATGCTTTGGTTCCTTGTGCAGATTCATGGTCTGCCAATACCGACAAGACGTTTAAAGAAAACTTTGTCTTGGGTGCAGAGGCTGCGGTAAAAGGTGCAGAATCTACCAAAGACATCGTAGCGCGTATGGGCCGTGCCGGTACAGTCGGTGATCGTAGCTTAGGTTATCCAGATGCTGGTGCACATGGCTTAGGCGTGATCTTTACGGACATTACCCAGCATATTAAATAAGCTTTACAATATTTTAAAAAAGCCTCGACACTGGTCGGGGCTTTTTTATATTTCATTTCTAGGCTGTACATCTTAAAGCATCAGTCAAGTAAGGTAAGACATTGCTCATCCCCATCAACATTGTCTAACTAAACTTCTCCAAATAGCGCTCTAACTCTTCTGTCACCACTACCCGCTTATTGCCTTTCACCTGTTCCTCACCCAATACGCCTTCTGAGTCAATGACCACCACTTTGTGCCCATTCGCTTGTAAACGTTTGACACCTTCAAATAACATGCGTGCACCCACATCATGAATCAAAGTCAAATTGGTCAGGTCTATGACTATACGTGTTTGAGCGTCTGGCTCATCCTGCAAAATTCGCAGCAACATTTCGGATTCTGTAAATTGCAATACACCGCGCAGCTCATACACGACAATGTCATTGTTCTTACCTACAGTATAACGACTTTGCAAAATGGTCTGTGCCGATGGCGTCCCTTCCATCAGATGCAAGCCCATGTCCCGCGACAAACGCTCAAAAATATCCACGCCACGTACACTATGCCCATGCTCATCAATTTTAGGAGAAAAAACCACAATTCCCACCTGCCCAGGCAATACCCCGATAATTCCGCCCGATACACCACTTTTGGCAGGAATGCCCACCGTCGTCAGCCAGTCACCCGCCGCATCATACATGCCACAGGTCATCATCACGCTGAGCACTTGGCGCACCACATCACGCTCTAGCAGCTGTTTGCCCGTTTTGGCCTGAACACCGCCATTGGCGAGCACACTACAGATATTTGCCAGATCTTTGACCGTCACTTTAATCGCACATTGCTTGATGTATCCATTGACGATTTCTACCGGATCCGAATCCAGCACACCTACGGTACGTAGCATATAGCCAATCGACAGGTTCCGGAATGCAGTTTTGACTTCCGACTTATACACCTGCTTGTCGAATTCCAGTTGACGTCCTGCCAGCTCACTTAAAAAACGGCGTAAGCATTCCGCACGTGAAATGCCTTTTTGTACCGGAATCAAAGAATGCGTAGTGATCGCACCCGAGTTAATCATTGGATTTTTAGGAAGATTGGTTTCTTTATCTAGCGAAATCTGATTAAAAGCCTCTCCTGAAGGTTCAACGCCGACCTTTTCCAGTACTGCTGGAATTCCCAAATGCTGCAATGCCAAGGCATAGGCAAAAGGCTTGGACATCGACTGCATGGTAAATTCGGTTTCATCATCTCCCGTGGAATAAATCGTGCCATCCACCGTGGTCAGCGCCAAAGCGAACTTGTTTGGATCTACCGCTGCCAGTTCAGGGATATAGTCAGCCAAAGCGCCCTGATCATTATCATGACAGACCGTTAATACATGCTGGAGATAATCGGGCACCGGGGTTTTCATCGAATGAGCTTATTCCAATTCACTATTATTTTTAATTAACATACCGGCTTTTGGCTTAAGTACCAGAGTGAAAAGGTAATTTTCTGCATATCAATGTTATCGGCTGAATTCCCTGTACGGGCAATCCTCCAGAAATGAATTGCATTTTTAAGTTTTGTTATTTTTATTGATGTTTTAAGAGACATAAAAAAGGGCGCTCCTGCCCTTTTTTACTCTGGGTGATTTATTTTACCTTGGTCTTGCGAATCATTTTGTACAGCACCTTGGGTGAAATACGCGAAACCAGCACGCCAAGTTTTTCTTTCTTGCCACCAATCACAATATATTCTTCGCCACACTGCAAGGCTTGTACGCTTTGACGGGCAAAATCCTCTGCTGACAACCCATTTTCAATCGCTTCATCCTGCTTGGCTTGCGGTTTGCCTTCCCCATTTAAAGCATTAAACGACACATTGGTTTGAACAAAGCCAGGGAAAATCACCGAGACCTGCACGCCCTGATCAGCCACTTCAGCACGCAAGCTGTTGGCCCACATATGAATCGCTGCTTTGGCTGCGGAATAGGATGCGCGATACTGGGTACCGAGCAAACCTGCCACACTGGAAATAAACACGATACGACCTGTTTTTTGTGCCAGAAAGGTCGGTAATACCATTTTGGTGAGAAACACCTGCGAGAAATAATCCACTTCCATAATGGCACGTTCAGTCTGCATGGTGGTGTCCTGAATCAAAGCACGTTGACTCAGCCCAGCATTATTAATCAGCCAGTCGATCCGGCCTTTTTGTTGCAAAACCTGTTCATAAGCATGACGAACCTGACTTTCATCTGTGATATCGGCAATGACTGAAATATGCTGATCTGCATTGGTGAGACTTTGGCGAACATTTTCCAGTTCTGCATGCCGGCGTGCAGTCAGTACCACCTGGGCTCCGAGTTCAGCACATTGCTGGGCAATCGCCTTGCCAATCCCTGAAGATGCGCCGGTAATCCAGACCACTTTTCCATTTAAGTCTTCAACTTTCGCCATGAAATCCTCTTTCCCTTGTTTTAATGAATATGGTGCTGCATTTCATCTTCCAGAAATGCCAGCAAATGCTCAAAATAATAACTCATCGTATCGGCATCATAGATGCTACCGAGCTTGTCAAAACGTTTATAGCCTAACTGGGTGGTTAAATGAATCACCCCATTCAAGGTTTTATCGACCACCACATTAAATTTCAACATTTTTTTCGGTTCACGGATCAGATGTGTTACCCCTTGATCGACCACCTGAGTAAAGGCTTTTAAAGCGGGTGATACATATTGATGATTACCATTTTTCATCTGGTCAATACAGCCGAGCAACTCCATCACCAGCAATTTTTCCACCGGATATCGAACAAAAGCATCACCTTGATGCTCATAGGTCATGCGATGCAAATAGTTCACCATAGGCATCAGACGCTCATTGCCAAACAACGAAACCGACCACGGCATATATTTACGGGTGTTATGCATAATCTGCTGAATCACTTTTTCGGACTCGCTGTCCGGTGAATTGGCCAACTGCACCACCTGACCAAAAATCTGGTCAATAATTTCACAGGCCATATCGGCCAGATTTTCACCTAAGGGTCTGGCAAGACTGTCTCGCTCGCCGGCATTTAATCTGGAATGAAGGTCTTTAAAGCGCTGATGGGTTTCGGGTTGAAGCTTCAGGGAAATGCTATAGCTCATCTTATTATCCTTTTTGATATGCTGCGATGAGTCGCGTTTTTTTATCGTTCTATCATACGATGAGTTGCTATACATGCCAATTGGCTAAAGTTTGCATTTGGTTAAGCTGCCGCACGCACTATTTTTTTTGCTACAATAGATGCAATTTTTCATTCACTTTTGATCTGTTTAGACTATGACTGACTCAGCGCAAAATATCGCGACAACCTACGATCCGACCGAGATCGAGAAAAAATGGTACCAAACTTGGGAAGAGCGTGGTTACTTTAAGCCGTCTGAAAAAGGCGAATCTTTCTGTATCATGATTCCGCCACCAAACGTCACTGGTAGCCTGCACATGGGTCATGGTTTCAACAATGCCATCATGGATGCCTTGACGCGTTTCAACCGTATGTCTGGTAAAAATACGCTTTGGCAACCGGGTACTGACCACGCAGGTATTGCAACGCAAATGGTGGTTGAGCGTCAGTTGGGTGCTGAAGGTATTAGCCGTCATGACTTGGGCCGTGAAAAGTTCATCGAAAAAGTATGGGAATGGAAAGAACAATCTGGCGGTAATATTACCCGTCAAATCCGTCGCCTAGGTTCTTCTGTAGACTGGTCACGTGAACGCTTCACCATGGATGAAGGTCTTTCAAACGCGGTTAAAGAAGTTTTCGTGAAACTGCATGAAGAAGGCCTGATCTACCGTGGTAAACGCTTAGTTAACTGGGATCCAAAACTACAAACTGCCCTTTCTGACCTGGAAGTTGAGTCTGATAAAGAAGAAGCAGGTTCACTGTGGCACTTCAAATATTTCTTTGAAGATAAGTCACTCCGCACCCACGATGGTAAAGATCACATCGTGGTTGCAACGACGCGTCCTGAAACATTATTGGGTGATACTGCGGTTGCGGTTGCACTGGATGATGAACGTTATGCTGATCTAGTAGGTAAAAATATAATCTTACCAATCACAGGTCGTGCAGTTCCTATCGTTAAAGACGAATATGTCGACAAAGAATTCGGTACAGGCTGTGTAAAAATCACCCCTGCGCATGACTTCAATGACTATGAAGTGGGTAAACGTTGCGAATTGCCAATCATCAACATTTTCAACAAAAATGCTGAAGTGTTGGCTGAGTTTGAATACATCGCGAAAGCGGGCGAGCAGATTTCTAAAACCATTCCTGCCCCTGCGGACTACATGGGTTTAGAACGTTTTGAGGCACGTAAGAAGATCGTTGAACAGGCTGAAGCTGAAGGCTGGTTAGACCAGATTCAACCTTATACATTAAAACCACCTCGCGGTGACCGTTCAGGCGTGATCGTTGAGCCATTACTGACTGACCAATGGTATGTAAAAATTGCGCCACTTGCGAAACCTGCGATTGAAGCAGTTCAAGACGGCCGTATCAAGTTCGTTCCTGAGCAGTACAGCAACATGTACATGGCTTGGATGAACAATATCCAAGACTGGTGTATCTCACGTCAATTGTGGTGGGGTCACCGCATTCCGGCCTGGTACGATGCCCAAGGCAACGTTTATGTAGGTCGTAACGAGGAAGAAGTTCGGGCGAAAAACAACATCCCTGCCGATGTTGAGTTGAACCAGGATGAAGATGTACTGGACACATGGTTCTCTTCAGGTCTTTGGACATTCTCAACTTTAGGTTGGACTGGCGACGAAGCGAAAGACAAAGCCAACTACTTCTTAAATACCTTCCACCCGACTGATGTGCTTGTCACTGGTTTTGACATCATCTTCTTCTGGGTGGCACGTATGATCATGCTGACCATGCACTTCATGAAGAATGAAGATGGTACGCCACAAGTGCCATTTAAAACTGTGTACGTTCACGGTTTGGTACGTGATGGCGAAGGTCAGAAGATGTCTAAATCTAAGGGTAACGTACTTGATCCATTAGACTTGATTGATGG from Acinetobacter lwoffii encodes the following:
- a CDS encoding SDR family oxidoreductase — its product is MAKVEDLNGKVVWITGASSGIGKAIAQQCAELGAQVVLTARRHAELENVRQSLTNADQHISVIADITDESQVRHAYEQVLQQKGRIDWLINNAGLSQRALIQDTTMQTERAIMEVDYFSQVFLTKMVLPTFLAQKTGRIVFISSVAGLLGTQYRASYSAAKAAIHMWANSLRAEVADQGVQVSVIFPGFVQTNVSFNALNGEGKPQAKQDEAIENGLSAEDFARQSVQALQCGEEYIVIGGKKEKLGVLVSRISPKVLYKMIRKTKVK
- a CDS encoding glutaminase; the protein is MKTPVPDYLQHVLTVCHDNDQGALADYIPELAAVDPNKFALALTTVDGTIYSTGDDETEFTMQSMSKPFAYALALQHLGIPAVLEKVGVEPSGEAFNQISLDKETNLPKNPMINSGAITTHSLIPVQKGISRAECLRRFLSELAGRQLEFDKQVYKSEVKTAFRNLSIGYMLRTVGVLDSDPVEIVNGYIKQCAIKVTVKDLANICSVLANGGVQAKTGKQLLERDVVRQVLSVMMTCGMYDAAGDWLTTVGIPAKSGVSGGIIGVLPGQVGIVVFSPKIDEHGHSVRGVDIFERLSRDMGLHLMEGTPSAQTILQSRYTVGKNNDIVVYELRGVLQFTESEMLLRILQDEPDAQTRIVIDLTNLTLIHDVGARMLFEGVKRLQANGHKVVVIDSEGVLGEEQVKGNKRVVVTEELERYLEKFS
- the dhaK gene encoding dihydroxyacetone kinase subunit DhaK, producing the protein MKKLINNPENLVVEMCKGFVLAHPELQFTESHKIISRKQKHNNVALISGGGSGHEPAHAGFVGTGMLDAAVCGDVFASPSQIQVYKALQHVATDKGVLMIIKNYSGDMMNFQNGAALAIEDGIKVDYVKVADDIAVKDSLYTVGRRGVAGTVFVHKIAGAAASKGLELAEVKAVAQKAADNVISLGFAYTSCTVPAKGTPTFTLADDEMEYGVGIHGEPGIRREKILPSKELAQRIIDDLFLDRPDTQEVAVLVNGFGSTPMQELYVFNNDVCEHLARKGIKIYRTFVGNYMTSIDMNGASVSLLAVDDELKGYLDGEANTPALKMDGSAAQPLIFATKNAAAEDVINTEVETQPEHAEIQNEQFTIENMRYVVDVMAACIIKNEVPFCELDAHAGDGDFGMSVAKGFKQLKREWQGLIQAQYMDEFLLNSSMIIMEHCGGASGPIWGSAFRAASKAIQGKSTLTVADFAEMLQAAVKGIQTTGERSFGRGAVVGDKTLIDALVPCADSWSANTDKTFKENFVLGAEAAVKGAESTKDIVARMGRAGTVGDRSLGYPDAGAHGLGVIFTDITQHIK
- the metH gene encoding methionine synthase, which encodes MSTLTTLKELLAKRILIIDGAMGTMIQRHKLEEADYRGERFADWAYDLKGNNDLLVLTQPQIIQGIHEAYLEAGADIIETNTFNGTRVSMSDYHMEDLVPEINREAARLAKEACAKYSTPEKPRFVAGVIGPTSRTTSISPNVNDPAFRNITFDALKVDYIESTKALIEGGADIILIETVFDTLNAKAAIFAVKEVFKELGYELPIMISGTITDASGRTLTGQTAEAFWNSMRHAEPLSIGFNCALGADAMRPHVKTVSDVADTFVSAHPNAGLPNAFGGYDETPEETAAFIKEFAESGLINITGGCCGTTPDHIRAIANAVAGITPRQIPEIEPACRLSGLEPFNITKDSLFVNVGERTNVTGSKKFLRLIREENFAEALDVARQQVEAGAQIIDINMDEGMLDSQGAMVHFLNLIASEPDISRVPIMLDSSKWEIIEAGLKCVQGKAVVNSISLKEGHDEFVERARLCRQYGAAVIVMAFDEDGQADTAARKKEICKRSYDVLVNEVGFPSEDIIFDPNVFAIATGIEEHNNYGVDFIEATGWIKQNLPNAMISGGVSNVSFSFRGNEPVREAIHSVFLYHAIQQGMTMGIVNAGQMAIYDDIDKELKEAVEDVVLNQNQGESGQEATEKLLAVAEKYRGQSGTQKAEENLEWRNESVEKRLEYALVKGITTYIDQDTEEARLNSTRPLDVIEGPLMAGMNVVGDLFGAGKMFLPQVVKSARVMKQAVAWLNPFIEAEKTQAEAKGKILLATVKGDVHDIGKNIVGVVLGCNGYDIVDLGVMVPCEKILQTAIDEKVDIIGLSGLITPSLDEMVFVAKEMQRKGFNIPLMIGGATTSKAHTAVKISPQYHNDGVLYTADASRAVGVATQLLSPEMKPKLLADYAADYEKIRTRLANKQPKAAKLSYQESVENGFKIDFDKNAPVKPNFIGSETFTNYPLEALVEYFDWTPFFISWSLAGKFPKILEDEVVGEAARDLYEQAQAMLKDIIENKRFDARATFSIYPANRVAADTVAVADESGNITHSFEHLRQQSDKVTGKANYSLADFIAPKDVAQDYLGGFAVSIFGAEELSQEYKAKGDDYNAIMVQALGDRFAEAFAEHLHERIRKEFWGYQADEQLSNEELIKEKYVGIRPAPGYPACPEHSEKAPLFDWLGTTDKIGTYLTTSFAMWPPSSVSGFYYANPETEYFNVGKISGDQLEDYAKRKGWTLDEAKRWLAPNLDDSIS
- a CDS encoding RelA/SpoT domain-containing protein, producing MKYSKKQIEKAGFDLIGSAIEFDKKLLSETMSVLTDWRDSHITALDTCENFLKSKVYSTDSAAFIAKRIKRTESIVKKLKRFNKMSLKNMQDIGGIRIVLANNKKVKKLFDELCKEPNFMNDDGNVKFKNYILEPKADGYRSIHIIGKFLNDDQELKNIEVQLRTALQHCWATSLEIIDLFTNQNLKLNEGTTEWRLFFKYVSNQFEIIESLKGFKRNDQRSMVTEYIEFIKKEENLNSMNEAVYIHNFVTKLIPGSSYTIESLFQEYARSLHSIDEKILKGKSKQGYVLLRLNVFTGRLDTEYYDKSQYSEASKRYSFYETTLAANKSWVVALVSSNAVGGIKEAYPNYFADSKVFWNYIALIRQAAFIGYFTNQARKKVS
- a CDS encoding valine--tRNA ligase encodes the protein MTDSAQNIATTYDPTEIEKKWYQTWEERGYFKPSEKGESFCIMIPPPNVTGSLHMGHGFNNAIMDALTRFNRMSGKNTLWQPGTDHAGIATQMVVERQLGAEGISRHDLGREKFIEKVWEWKEQSGGNITRQIRRLGSSVDWSRERFTMDEGLSNAVKEVFVKLHEEGLIYRGKRLVNWDPKLQTALSDLEVESDKEEAGSLWHFKYFFEDKSLRTHDGKDHIVVATTRPETLLGDTAVAVALDDERYADLVGKNIILPITGRAVPIVKDEYVDKEFGTGCVKITPAHDFNDYEVGKRCELPIINIFNKNAEVLAEFEYIAKAGEQISKTIPAPADYMGLERFEARKKIVEQAEAEGWLDQIQPYTLKPPRGDRSGVIVEPLLTDQWYVKIAPLAKPAIEAVQDGRIKFVPEQYSNMYMAWMNNIQDWCISRQLWWGHRIPAWYDAQGNVYVGRNEEEVRAKNNIPADVELNQDEDVLDTWFSSGLWTFSTLGWTGDEAKDKANYFLNTFHPTDVLVTGFDIIFFWVARMIMLTMHFMKNEDGTPQVPFKTVYVHGLVRDGEGQKMSKSKGNVLDPLDLIDGVDLETLVQKRTTGLMNPKQAAKIEKSTRKEFPEGIQSYGTDAVRFTFCALANTGRDIKFDMKRVEGYRNFANKIWNATRFVMMNVEGQTIGSEARQDLWELPEQWIVSRLQKAEQAVQTAFATYRLDLAAQAIYEFIWNEYCDWYVELTKPVLNDENVSEERKAEVRRVLLSVMEASLRLAHPLMPYLTEEIWQTLAPKLGITGETIMLAQYPVADEALMNDQAEADMQWLQGLIGAVRNIRGEMGLGNARLLPVLLQNTTEAEKAQITRIEALFKALAKVESITFLADGEQPPLSSSSVVGHVSVYVPMKGLIDPKAELGRLQKDLDKVQKQHDQIANKLSNEGFVAKAPAAVVEGEKVKLAEFADQLAKIKANMEQIAAL